GCCATCGAAAATCGCGTCGGGATCGGTCCGCAGGAGGTCCCAGCGGAGCCGCGCGACCCGGAGTTTGTCCCCCAGCGAGACGTCGGGGTTGAACAGCGTCGCCGGCAGGGCGATCGGATCGCGGATCGGATCGGAAAGCGTCGATCGGTGGTTGGGCCGGGCGATGGTGGCCCCCGGCGCGAACCGACGCAGGTCGAGCGCGTCGAGGTCGAGTTCTCGCTTCACGGCAGGATAGGCGGTAAAGAGCACCTGGAACCCGCGATCCAGCAGGAACCCGTCCCGCTCGCGCGTCCGGACGCGACCGCCGGGGGTATCGCGGCGTTCGAACACCGTCACGTCGCCACCGCCGGCGGCGAGGTGACGCGCGGCGACCAGGCCGGCGAGTCCCCCACCGACGACGACCACTCGCGGCGTCTGGCTCATACCGGACCGTTCGACGACGAGACGGAAAACCGTGAACCCTACGGCAAGGGCGAACTGCCGTCCGTCCCGTCACCGCGAGTGGTATCCCGGAGATGCCGTCATCTGCAGGGATATTCGTTAACTCTCGATTCGGAGTCCATCGCCTGTATGGGAGACCATGACAACTCTAAGATAGATTTTACGCGTGACGTGTCGCGGCGGAAGATGATGCAGGTCGGGGGCAGGCTGGCCGTATTCGGAATCGCGGCGCCGGCGGAGGGCGCGTTCGATCCGGAGCGATTCGACGTCGCGCCGATGCAGGAGGTCGAAGAAGTCGAGGTCGAGGAGCAGGGGCTGGAGTACTTCACGATCCAGCAGGCGCGGGTGGTCCGCGACCTGACGGGACGGATCTATCCGTCCGACGAGAACGGACCGGGTGCGCCGGAGGCCGGCGTCGTCTACTTCATCGACGACCAGATGAACTCGGCCTGGGGCCGGGGGGAACGGTGGTACATGCAGGGACCGTTCGCCGGAAAGGATCCGACCGATCCGTTCGAGGACGATCCGGAAGAGCCGGAAGACGTCGACCCCGAGGTGGACGTCCCCTGGGCGGAGACGAACCCCTCGGAGACGCAGGGGTGGCAGTACTCGCTCACGCCGAACGAGGCCTACGATCAGGGTATCTGGGCCGTCGAGGAGTACTCGCAAGCGGAGTACGACGCGGACTCGTTTACGGACCTGGACGACGAGCAGCAGGACGAAGTCGTCGCTGCGCTCGAGGACGACGAAGTAGACGCCTTCGACGAGACGGACCTCGACGCAGGCGGGTTCTTCCTCCTCCTGCGACAGAACACTCTCGAGGGGATGTTCTCCGATCCCATGTACGGCGGCAACCGGGAGATGATCGGCTGGCGACTGAAGGGATTCCCAGGCACGCCGGGCGCGCTCGGCAGTTACAGGGGAGCGCTCGAGGAGGGCGAGTACATCGAACTCGAAGAGGGTGATTACCGAAAACTGGCCGACGACGTGGAGTCGCTGGAGATCGGCGGCGAGAACGATCAGCCGGCGAACGATCAGAGCGAGGCGGGACACGCCCACGTCCACGATGCTGCCGGGGCGGACTACCCGAACATCGTCGACGAGGCGGCCGCACGCGGCGACGCCGAGGCCGACGTCACCAGCGCGGATCTGGACGAAGAGGCCGCCGACGGGGTTGATCGATGATGGCGCAGGAACTCGATCCCGTCGACGTCGTGACGATCGGCGCGGGCTGGACCGGCGGCATCGTCGCCAAGGAACTCGCCCAGGAGGACTACCAGGTCGTGAGCCTCGAGCGAGGCGGCGAGCGCGAGACGGAGAACTTCTTCACGGTCCACGACGAGTTGGGCTACGCGCTGCGGTACAAGCTGATGCAGGACCTCTCGAAGGAGACGATCACCTTCAGGAACTCGGTCGACGAACCCGCCCTGCCGATGCGCCGGTTCGGCGCGTTCCTCCCCGGAACCGGCGAGGGCGGCGCGGGCGTCCACTGGAACGGCCAGACGTGGCGGTTCCTCCCGTACGACTTCGAGATCCAGTCGCGGACGATCGACGAGTACGGCGAGGAGAAGATCCCCGAGAACATGCAGATACAGGACTGGGGAATCAGCTACGAGGAACTCGAGCCGTACTACGACGAGTTCGAGTACACCGCCGGCATCGCGGGCGCCGCGGGCAACATCGAGGGCGAGATCCAGGACGCTGGTAACCCCTACGAGGGACCCCGATCGCGAGACTACCCCTTGCCACCGATGCTCGAAACGCCGGTGCTCGAGCGGTTCAAGGAGACGGCCGACGACCTCGGATTCGAGCCGTTCCAGGCTCCTTCGGCCAACCTGACGGAGTCGTACACGAACCCGGATGGCGTCCAGCAGGGCCAGTGTCAGTACTGCGGCTACTGCGAGCGGTTCGGCTGCGAGTGGGGGGCGAAGGCGTCGCCGATCACGACCGTGCTGCCGGCCGCCAAGGAGACCGGGAACTACGAGTTGCGGACCCACTCGGACGTCGTCGAACTCGTGTACGACGAGGACGAGCAGCGCGTCGAGGGCGTTCGCTACGTCGACAGGAAGACCGACGACGTGTACGAACAGCCGGCCGACGTCGTCGCGCTGACCGCCTACGTGCTGAACAACGTCCGCCTCCTGTTACTCTCGGACATCGGCGAACCGTACAACCCCGAGACGGGCGAGGGCGTCGTCGGGAAGAACTACTGTTACCAGAACTTCGGCGCCAGCGCCCGCGGGTTCTTCGACGACGAGGCGTGGAACCTCTACATGGGCGCCGGCGCGCTCGGGGCCTCGTTCGACGACCTGAACGGCGACAACTTCGATCACGAGGACCTCGACTTCCTCCACGGCGGGAACGTCGCCCTCAACCAGACCGGCGATCGACCGATCGCCAACAACCCGGTTCCCGAGGGAACCCCATCGTGGGGGTCGGAGTTCAAAGAGCAGAGTCTGGACTACTACCACAGTTCGGTGTCAGTTGCCGCCCAGGGGGCGGTGCTCCCGTTCCGGGAGAACTACCTCGACCTCGATCCGAACTACACGGACCAGTACGGCCGCCCGCTGCTGCGGATGACCTTCGACTGGCGCGAGCAGGACCGCAACCTCGTCGAGCACATCGGGCCGCAACTCGAGGAACTCATGGAGGAGATGGGCGCCGACACGGTCGACGCCACGACGTCTCTCGAGGGGAGTTTCGACATCACGCCCTACCAGTCGACCCACAACACCGGCGGTGCGATCATGGGCGAGGATCCCGAGGAATCGGTCGTGAACAACTACCTGCAGTGCTGGGATGCACACAACCTTTTCATCCCAGGCGCGTCGGCGTTCGCTCACAACAGCGGCTACAACCCGACCGGCACCGTCGGCGCGCTGGCCTTCCGTGCCGCGGAGGGGATCCAGGAGTTCCTCGACAGTCCGGACCTGCTCGCGAGTCCGTAGCCTGTTCCGCTCCCGACCGCCGTTTTTTGAACCCGTCAGCGAACGCCGCACACAGACTATCTGTCGATCCGCCAACGGGAACGCCGACCGTTCACGAGTCGTCGCTTTCGACGACGACTGCCCCGCGCATCCCGATCGATTCGTGAGGCTCACAGACGTACAGGTACGTGCCCGCCTCCTCGAAGTCGTGTTCGAACGTGACCCCTTCCTCACTGGTGACTTCGCTCTCGAAGACGGGCTCGTCGGCACCGGTCGCGACCTAGAGGTCGCGTTCCTCCTCGGCGTCGGGGACGTGAGCGACGTTGTGACCGCCGCCGTCGCCGGTCCACTCCCAGACGACGGTCGTCTCCGGAGAGACGCGGATCGCGGGCGGGTCGAACAGGAATCCCTGATCGCCCGCGCCGACCGCGACGGTGACCTCGTCCGCGTCGGTCTCGTCCTCGGTCTCCTCGTAGTTGTCGACGTCGTCGAACCCGTCGTCTTAGTCGGGTTCGTCGCCGTCGTCCTGTGCGCCCGCCACTCCGCTGGCACCGACCAGCGGGACCGCTGCGCCGATCGCCTTCAGCGTCGTTCGTCGGTCGAGATTGCTCACGAAGAGCGTTCGGCGGCCCGAAGGGAAAGCGAGGAACCTTTCGTACGCGCCCTCACCACCGGTCAGAATCGGGTTCAGCGGTGCACACCGCGATCCACCGGGCTAGCTATCAGTGAGCAATCTGAGCGCGACGCCGACGAGAATCACCAGCACGCCGAGTATCGTCGCGATCGGTGGAATCGGAACGAACAGCAGTCCGACGCCGAGGAGGATCACGATCGTCGAAATCCTGACCATGTGGGTTCGTCGACGGGAGCCCAGGTAGAGTTGTGCCCGGCATGCACAGGAAACACGTCAACGAAGCCCACTATCTATAACTGTCGGTCCGTCGTGATCGAGGTATGGTCGACGCAACCGTCACGCCGATCGATCGGGGCACGATCACCACCGACTTCAACCACATCGTCGAGGGCTACACGCTGGGCACGGCGGCCAACCCCAATCCGGACGTGACGATGGGCGACGGCCCCGTCTACAACCTCGTGATCGACCACCCCGAGGGGACGATCCTCTGGGACACTGGCTCCCACCCCGAGGCGGATTCGGGGCACTGGCCGGCCGAGCTGTACGCGGCCTTCGAACACACGGGCCTCCGGCCGATCGAGGACGACCTCGCGGAGGCGGGCTACGCCGTGGGGGACATCGATTACGTGATCCAGACTCACCTCCACCTCGACCACGCGGGCGGCCTGTACGCCTTCGAGGACACGGAGACGCCGATCTTCGTCCACGAAGAAGAACTCAAATACGCCTACTACAGCGCCAAGACCGGCGCGGGCAGCGACGCGTACGTGGCGGGGGACTTCGACCGGAACCTGAACTGGGAGATCGTCCACGGAACCCGCGAACAGCACTTCGAGGACCTCGAGTTCGTCCACCTTCCCGGACACACGCCGGGACTGCTCGGCGTGCGACTCGACCTCGACGACGCCGGGACCGTGATCTTCGCCGGCGATCAGGCCTACGTGCGGGCGAACTACGACGACGAACACCCCATGGGCGGGGACCTGCTGTGGAGCAAACGGGCCTGGTACGAGAGCCTGCGCCTGCTAAAAGACGAGGAGCGCCGTCACGACGCCCGGATCGTTTGCGGGCACGACGCCGACGACCTCGCGGCGTTACAGGACGGACTCTGAGAGACTGTCGTGTGTGGCTCGCGTGAGCGATTGCCGGGGCCGATACGGCTTTATCCGTCGACCGACCGTTGCCGGTATGACGGAGACGGACCGCGACGCCGACGGGCCCGGCTTTCAACCCGTGTTCGAGAACCGCGTCCGATTCGCCGAGACCGACCAGCAGGGGATCGTCTTCTACGGCGAGTACTTCACCTTCCAGGACGAGACCGTGAGCGAGTTCTTCCGCGAGATCGGGTACACCTTCCAGGACATGGTCGATCGGGGCTGGCAGACCCACGTCGCGAACACCGAACTGAACTACTACGAGGCGGCCGAGTTCGGTGACGTCGTCGTCAACGAGATGCGCGTCGTCGAGTTCGGGACTGCGAGTTTCACGTCGGAGTATCGGGCCCGCCGTCGGGACGACGGACAACTCCTCGCCGACGGGACGGTCACGCACGTCGCCGTCGATCTCGAGACCGAGGAGACGACGCGGGTCCCCGACGCGTTCCGCGATGCCGTCGCCGAGTTCCAGGGTGGCCTCGAGACGATCGAGTAGCGCTCGCGCTCCGATCCCGATGCGGGGTGTAGACGGCGGTGAGAGAACGATCGACGATCAGTGAACGCCGACGTAGGCCTCGCGGACGTACTCGTTGTCGTGGAACTCGTCGGAGGTGCCGACGAGTTCGATCTCCCCGGTCTCGATCAGGGAGAGCCGTTCGGCGTGGCGCAACGCGAACGTCGAGTTCTGCTCGGCGAGCAGGATCGTCAGGTCGTCGTTCTCCTGGAGCGTCTCGAGCGCGTTGCCGATGTCCTCGATGATGACCGGAGCGAGCCCGAGGGTCGGTTCGTCGAGCATCAGCAGGTCCGGATCGCTCATGAGCGCCCGGCCGAGGGCGAGCATCTGCTGTTCGCCGCCGCTCATGGTCTCCGCCTCCTGTTCGCGGCGTTCGTCGAGCCGCGGGAACAGGTCGTAGACCATGTCGAGGTCCGCCTGGACCGCGTCGCGATCGTCGCGGAACTGCGCACCCATCAGCAGGTTCTCGTGGACCGAGAAGAACGGGAACAGGTCCCGGTCTTCGGTACAGTAGATCAGGCCGTCCCTGACGATCTCCTGAGACCGTCTCGTGGCCAGGTCCGTGCCGTCGTACGTCACCGTTCCGTCGTAGTCGACGAATCCGGCGATGGCGTTCAGCATCGTCGTCTTGCCGGCGCCGTTCGGACCGATCACGCCGTAGATCTCTCCGCGGTCGATCGACAGGGAGATCCCTTTCAGTGCGTGTGACTTGCCGTAGTAAACGTTCAGATCCTGAATATCGAGGACTGTGTCGGACATTATCGTCCCTCCCCAGCGAGGTAGGCCTCCTGGACGCGTTCGTTCTCGGCGATCGCTTCTGGCGAGCCAGCCGCGAGTTTCTCGCCGTTGTTGAGCACGACGACGCGGTCGACGAGGTCCATCAACCCGCCCATGTTGTGGTCGACGACGACCATCGTCATCCCATCCTCGCGGAAGCGCTCGATCTGCGCCGCGAGTTCGTCGATCTCGGCCTGATTCATCCCGGCGAAGGGCTCGTCGAGCAACAGCAACTCGGGGTCCGTCGCCAGCGCCTTCGCGATCTCGAGGCGACGCACGTCCGCGTGGGGCAACTCGTCCGGCATCTCGTGGAGTTTGTCTTCGAGGTCGATCCGTGCGGCGTACTCGTAGATCTCCTCGTCGCTCGCCCCGCCGTGGAACGAGCGAATACTGTTCGGCAGGGTGAACAGCTTGATGTTCCCGGCGACGGGGTACAGGTCGATCGGATTCGACTCCTGGGAGACCCGCGAGAGGCCCCTGTTGACGACCTCGTAGGTCGCGTCGTCGGTGATGTCGTCGCCGTCGAACCGTATCGTGCCCTCGGTGACGTCGTAGCTGCTCATGATACAGTTGAACACCGTCGACTTGCCCGAGCCGTTCGGACCGATCAGGCCGACGATCTCGCCTCGATCGACCGCCAGCGAGAAGTCGTCGACGGCGACGAGTCCGCCGAACCGCTTCGTGAGGCCGGAGACGTCGAGGAGGCTCACTCGCGATCACCTCCGATCGAGCCGACGGTGTGCCAGAACCAGCGGAACAGGCCGTTCCGGGCGAACACGAGGACCAGCAGGACGAGGAACCAGAGCACGAGCCATCGCGTCGAGTGGCCGAACCAGAGCCGCAACACCTCGTCGCGGAGCAACACGAACAGGAACGCGCCGCCGATCGGGCCGAGGACGGAACTCATGCCGCCGATGACGGCCATCGCGATCATCTCGATGCTCCGGTCGACGACGACGAAGGTGGCGGGATCGACGTTCCCGCCGAAGTGGGCGAGCAAAACGCCGCCGATCCCCATCGTGATCGAACTCAGCGCGAACGACCAGAGTTTGAATTTGGTCGGATTGAGTCCTGCAGCCGCCACGGCGCGTTCGTTCTCGCGAATCGCGACGAGCACCATCCCGACGTTCGACCGCGCCACGAACGTCAACGCGACCGCGATGAGCAGCATCGGGACGAGCATGTAGTAGTACCGCACCGTGAAGTCCCAGGTGAACACCTCGACCGCCTGGAACCCGTTTTCGCCGCCGAGTGTCTCGCTGAACCCGATCGTCAACCGGTAGAACAGGAGCACGGAGACGAACGTGACGAGCGAGAAGTACGGCCCGGACAGTCGGAGCGATGGGAGCCCGATGAGGAGTCCCACCACCAGCGCCGCGAGGATCGACATGGGAATGGTGACCACAAGCCCGAGGTCCGGACTGACGTTGACGACCAGCAGTGCGGTCGTGTACCCGGCAGCGGCCGACAGCACCGAGTGCCCGAAGCTGATGTAGCCGGTGTAGCCGCTCTGGATGTCCCACCCCATGGCGAAAATCGCCCAGATGCAGGCGAGCGTGAGCGTTCGCATGTAGTTGCCCGCGAGCAACGGCGCCCAGGCCGGGGCGGCGACGAGCGCGACGAGCGAAACGAGGAGAACGCCCAGCTGGAGCCCGGTCACGTCGCCGACGTAGCGGCCGAACAGGCGATTGAAGTGATTCGCACCGGGCTGCAGCGCCCGATCGATCGGTGTGAGTGCGCGAGCGACGACTCGACCGCTGGGGCCGAGGATCGTTTGCTGGACTGTACTGCGCAACGTTCCGAGACGGTGAACGTCTTCACTCATGGACGAACTCCCTCCCGTACAGTCCCTGCGGTAACAGGAACAGTACGCCGAGTAAGATGATCAGCGAGAGAATACCACGGAAGCTCTGGCCCAGCACTGAGACCGTGAGGGTCTCGGTGTACCCGATCAGGTACGCGGCGACGATCGATCCC
The nucleotide sequence above comes from Halosolutus halophilus. Encoded proteins:
- a CDS encoding gluconate 2-dehydrogenase subunit 3 family protein — encoded protein: MQVGGRLAVFGIAAPAEGAFDPERFDVAPMQEVEEVEVEEQGLEYFTIQQARVVRDLTGRIYPSDENGPGAPEAGVVYFIDDQMNSAWGRGERWYMQGPFAGKDPTDPFEDDPEEPEDVDPEVDVPWAETNPSETQGWQYSLTPNEAYDQGIWAVEEYSQAEYDADSFTDLDDEQQDEVVAALEDDEVDAFDETDLDAGGFFLLLRQNTLEGMFSDPMYGGNREMIGWRLKGFPGTPGALGSYRGALEEGEYIELEEGDYRKLADDVESLEIGGENDQPANDQSEAGHAHVHDAAGADYPNIVDEAAARGDAEADVTSADLDEEAADGVDR
- a CDS encoding GMC family oxidoreductase, producing the protein MAQELDPVDVVTIGAGWTGGIVAKELAQEDYQVVSLERGGERETENFFTVHDELGYALRYKLMQDLSKETITFRNSVDEPALPMRRFGAFLPGTGEGGAGVHWNGQTWRFLPYDFEIQSRTIDEYGEEKIPENMQIQDWGISYEELEPYYDEFEYTAGIAGAAGNIEGEIQDAGNPYEGPRSRDYPLPPMLETPVLERFKETADDLGFEPFQAPSANLTESYTNPDGVQQGQCQYCGYCERFGCEWGAKASPITTVLPAAKETGNYELRTHSDVVELVYDEDEQRVEGVRYVDRKTDDVYEQPADVVALTAYVLNNVRLLLLSDIGEPYNPETGEGVVGKNYCYQNFGASARGFFDDEAWNLYMGAGALGASFDDLNGDNFDHEDLDFLHGGNVALNQTGDRPIANNPVPEGTPSWGSEFKEQSLDYYHSSVSVAAQGAVLPFRENYLDLDPNYTDQYGRPLLRMTFDWREQDRNLVEHIGPQLEELMEEMGADTVDATTSLEGSFDITPYQSTHNTGGAIMGEDPEESVVNNYLQCWDAHNLFIPGASAFAHNSGYNPTGTVGALAFRAAEGIQEFLDSPDLLASP
- a CDS encoding transporter, giving the protein MVRISTIVILLGVGLLFVPIPPIATILGVLVILVGVALRLLTDS
- a CDS encoding N-acyl homoserine lactonase family protein; this encodes MVDATVTPIDRGTITTDFNHIVEGYTLGTAANPNPDVTMGDGPVYNLVIDHPEGTILWDTGSHPEADSGHWPAELYAAFEHTGLRPIEDDLAEAGYAVGDIDYVIQTHLHLDHAGGLYAFEDTETPIFVHEEELKYAYYSAKTGAGSDAYVAGDFDRNLNWEIVHGTREQHFEDLEFVHLPGHTPGLLGVRLDLDDAGTVIFAGDQAYVRANYDDEHPMGGDLLWSKRAWYESLRLLKDEERRHDARIVCGHDADDLAALQDGL
- a CDS encoding acyl-CoA thioesterase, whose translation is MTETDRDADGPGFQPVFENRVRFAETDQQGIVFYGEYFTFQDETVSEFFREIGYTFQDMVDRGWQTHVANTELNYYEAAEFGDVVVNEMRVVEFGTASFTSEYRARRRDDGQLLADGTVTHVAVDLETEETTRVPDAFRDAVAEFQGGLETIE
- a CDS encoding ABC transporter ATP-binding protein, with translation MSDTVLDIQDLNVYYGKSHALKGISLSIDRGEIYGVIGPNGAGKTTMLNAIAGFVDYDGTVTYDGTDLATRRSQEIVRDGLIYCTEDRDLFPFFSVHENLLMGAQFRDDRDAVQADLDMVYDLFPRLDERREQEAETMSGGEQQMLALGRALMSDPDLLMLDEPTLGLAPVIIEDIGNALETLQENDDLTILLAEQNSTFALRHAERLSLIETGEIELVGTSDEFHDNEYVREAYVGVH
- a CDS encoding ABC transporter ATP-binding protein; protein product: MSLLDVSGLTKRFGGLVAVDDFSLAVDRGEIVGLIGPNGSGKSTVFNCIMSSYDVTEGTIRFDGDDITDDATYEVVNRGLSRVSQESNPIDLYPVAGNIKLFTLPNSIRSFHGGASDEEIYEYAARIDLEDKLHEMPDELPHADVRRLEIAKALATDPELLLLDEPFAGMNQAEIDELAAQIERFREDGMTMVVVDHNMGGLMDLVDRVVVLNNGEKLAAGSPEAIAENERVQEAYLAGEGR
- a CDS encoding branched-chain amino acid ABC transporter permease, whose protein sequence is MSEDVHRLGTLRSTVQQTILGPSGRVVARALTPIDRALQPGANHFNRLFGRYVGDVTGLQLGVLLVSLVALVAAPAWAPLLAGNYMRTLTLACIWAIFAMGWDIQSGYTGYISFGHSVLSAAAGYTTALLVVNVSPDLGLVVTIPMSILAALVVGLLIGLPSLRLSGPYFSLVTFVSVLLFYRLTIGFSETLGGENGFQAVEVFTWDFTVRYYYMLVPMLLIAVALTFVARSNVGMVLVAIRENERAVAAAGLNPTKFKLWSFALSSITMGIGGVLLAHFGGNVDPATFVVVDRSIEMIAMAVIGGMSSVLGPIGGAFLFVLLRDEVLRLWFGHSTRWLVLWFLVLLVLVFARNGLFRWFWHTVGSIGGDRE